In Sparus aurata chromosome 2, fSpaAur1.1, whole genome shotgun sequence, a single genomic region encodes these proteins:
- the exosc5 gene encoding exosome complex component RRP46, which yields MEVCGSSNVSLREFGCEQSLLSRPDGSASFVQGDTSVLAGVYGPAEVKVSKEIYDRATLEVLIQPKVGLPSVRERSQEQCVRETCEASLLLTLHPRSSLTLVLQVLHDDGSLLSCFLNAACMALMDAGLPMSCLFCGVTCAIDADGQIITDPTAAQEKESRALMTFAIDSKECRVMMSSTKGSFSVHELQQCIAVSQKASEKIFQFYRDSVKRRYSKTL from the exons ATGGAGGTGTGCGGCTCTTCAAACGTTTCTCTGAGAGAGTTTGGCTGTGAACAGAGTTTATTGTCTCGACCTGACGGTTCAGCGTCCTTCGTCCAAG GAGACACCAGTGTGTTGGCTGGAGTGTACGGACCAGCCGAGGTCAAAGTCAGCAAGGAAATCTATGACCGGGCAACACTGGAGGTGCTGATTCAGCCCAAAGTGGGACTGCCCA gTGTGCGGGAGCGATCACAAGAGCAATGTGTGCGAGAGACGTGTGAGGCGTCTCTCCTCTTGACGCTTCATCCTCgctcctctctcactcttgtTCTTCAGGTGCTCCATGATGATGGTTCA CTCTTATCCTGCTTTTTGAATGCTGCCTGTATGGCTCTGATGGACGCAGGCCTGCCCATGAGCTGCCTGTTCTGTGGAGTGACCTGCGCCATCGACGCAGACGGTCAGATCATCACAGACCCCACTGCAGCTCAGGAGAAG GAAAGTCGAGCTTTGATGACATTTGCTATTGACAGTAAAGAATGCagagtgatgatgtcatcaaccaAAGGATCATTTTCAGTCCATGAG ctgcagcagtgtaTAGCTGTCAGTCAGAAAGCATCAGAGAAGATCTTCCAGTTCTACAGAGACTCTGTCAAGCGGCGATACTCCAAAACCCTCTGA